One window of Peteryoungia desertarenae genomic DNA carries:
- a CDS encoding NUDIX hydrolase — MTSSAVVDDTGLPVDGAVLPIDGYQLKVLEGRHPIEKAHAEAIAANWQLEQRANPSLYNGELILQERISLEGRQIHARGYVADYASFLWWRKVPGRPGACHLFGYPVLVSSDGALIAVRMSDHTANPGQVYFAAGSVEPVDVVAGECDLAGNMAREVLEETGLSLSEAKTDGQLYASYRTRRLTLFQLFHFSDSADQLIARIRKHAQECGEKEISDAVAITSADLSLHRYNPAMQALLQWYFR, encoded by the coding sequence ATGACGTCATCTGCGGTGGTCGACGATACTGGTCTTCCTGTTGATGGGGCGGTTCTCCCCATCGACGGGTATCAGCTCAAGGTGCTGGAGGGACGTCATCCGATAGAAAAAGCCCATGCCGAAGCCATTGCCGCCAACTGGCAGCTGGAACAGCGCGCCAACCCAAGCCTCTACAACGGCGAACTGATCCTCCAGGAGCGGATTTCGCTGGAAGGTCGGCAGATCCATGCGCGAGGATATGTTGCCGACTATGCGAGCTTCCTGTGGTGGCGGAAAGTGCCGGGGCGCCCCGGTGCCTGCCACCTTTTCGGGTATCCGGTGCTCGTCTCCTCAGACGGTGCCCTGATTGCGGTCAGGATGTCGGACCATACCGCCAATCCTGGCCAGGTTTACTTTGCTGCGGGCTCCGTTGAGCCTGTTGATGTGGTGGCAGGCGAGTGTGATCTGGCCGGCAATATGGCGAGGGAGGTTCTGGAAGAAACAGGGCTCAGCCTTTCCGAGGCAAAAACAGATGGTCAGCTTTATGCCAGCTACCGAACACGGCGCCTTACGCTGTTTCAGCTGTTTCATTTTTCCGACAGTGCCGATCAACTCATCGCACGCATACGCAAGCATGCCCAAGAGTGCGGCGAGAAGGAGATATCGGATGCGGTGGCGATCACGTCAGCGGATCTCTCCCTCCATCGCTATAACCCTGCGATGCAGGCCCTTCTGCAATGGTATTTCCGCTAG